Within the Scytonema millei VB511283 genome, the region GAGAGCAAGGCTTCATATTGGTCATTGGTCATTGGTCATTTGTAAGTTCTTCCCTACTCCCTACTCCCTACTCCCTACTCCCTAATAACTGGTCATTGGTCATTGGTGAGTAACTTACGACTTACGACTTACGACTTACGACTTACTAAGGTCATTGATAGTTCTTCAAATGAACTATGGCGTAAACGAGAAGGTGAGATGTCAGAACGCTGAGGTACTTGCCTTGGTTCAAATGTCGTGTCTGTAAAGTATACAGGACGAGAAGAACTCAACTAGCGAGATTCTCTGCTTGGCGAGATAGAGCGCTATTTCACCGATTCTCAACTTTGTCTCAACTTTGTCACTTTTTTATTCCAGGTTTATTACATTTATTGGTTTAACTTATGACATGCATAAGCAAATTCCTAAGTCAAACCACGAAAGAGGTAATCCCATGAGCAACATCTTCTCTATCAAAAGCGATCGCATCCAGCAGTCTGCTAACGTTCACGCTAATGTGCTGGCATCCTTCAATCAAGAGCAAAGTTCGCCAAAAATTGACTTTAGCGCTTACATTCATCCCTTAGCTGCGGTAATTGGTAACGTTTATCTCGGCAAGCGAGTCATGGTAGCTCCCGCAGCATCAGTACGAGGCGATGAAGGACAACCAATCTGGGTAGGAGATGATGTCAACGTACAAGATTGCGTAGTGCTTCATGCTTTAGAAACTCACGTTAATGGCGAAATGGTGCAAGAGGCTGTAGTAGAAGTTGAAGGTAACTTCTATGGAGTATACATCAGCGATCGCGTTTCTCTGGCGCATCAATGTCAAGTCCACGGTCCAGCCAGCATTGGTACTGATACTTTTGTCGGAATGCAATCTTTAGTATTTCGAGCCACAGTCGGCAATAACTGCGTTATCGAACCCAAAGCTTTAGTCATGGGAGTTAATATCGCCGATGGCAGATACGTCCCCGCAGGTTCTCTGATTACGACACAAGAAGCTGCTGACGATTTACCTTTAATTACCAACGAATATCCCCTCAGATTCCTCAATCAAGCTGTGGTTCACGTCAACACGCAGCTAGCCACTGGTTATCAAGGCATTGGTACTGACGAGCAATTGAAAGCAGCATAATTAAAAATTCGGAATTCGGAATTCGGAATTCGGAATTGATACACCACGCGCCACGCAACTACCAACTACCAACTACCCATTACTACCCAGAGAAATTCACCATGACACCCAAACTGAAATTAGTTACCACCAACGGTCAAACAGCATCGCGTCAACCACTGTCTATGGCTGTTGGCATTCCCAATCAAAAACATATTCCTGCTGGAGCAATAATTACTAACCAGTCGGATGTCGAGAATTTACCTGCTGTGACTCAGAGTCACCGCTATCAAAATAGCTACCGTCAAATTAATTCCTGTCAAAACAACTTCTGTCAAAAGAACAAACACCCTTTGTTGAAACTTGTTGCCTAGTTACCCTGCAAGTATGGAGAGGAGGACTGAGGGATGAGTATGCACTGTCCCGAACAGTTACGATCCTTGACGAGTAGCATACTGATGACATTACTACGCAACCAAGACATCGTTTGCCCCACGGTCACATTTATTACACGAGTTCCCATCCCAGCCGTACTCATTGGCATCCAAAAGCAGTGGTCGATCGCCTATAAAAAAGTTTCAGGTAACAGCGATCGCCTCACGCAGAATTTAGTCCAAAATGCACTCCAAATACCCCAGTTGCAGCATGACTTCTACCTTCTTCAACAAATCCACAGACCCCCTTTCTCAACTCAAAGGAAAAATCTTTGGTACGCCAGAGCGATCGCTAGAACAAGCTTATCAAGCCGCGCTGAGCATAAAATCGATTGAAGACCGATATTTTCATGGTGGTAAAGTAACTGTATCAACCGCTAACGATGCTCAAATTCCTACTAGCGTGCAATCTGAGTTTGAGAAGCATTTAAGTATACTCAAACAGCAAATGAAGGAGTTTAATACGAGCAGTTCTACGCAGGGAAATTTGGGACAAGACCACCTGATGCGACTCTTTTTTACCGAAGGAACTCTGACGAAATACACTCTCGAACCTCAATCATCGGCGGCGTTAGTACCCTTTTCAACTAATCTACCAACCAATAGTTCATCTCAGCTACCCACTCCACCAATTCAAGTCATTGAGGTGAAACAAGCGATCGCCCCAGAAAAAACAAGAGCGAGGCAACTTCACCGCAAGAATTCTAGAAATTCAGCTCCAGAAAATGCCGAACCGCAAGTCAAAGCTGGAGTTCTACCGCGTTCTCTTGAGCGCACAATTAATAAAATCAAGAACGAGCTTGACCCAAATGCAGAAGCAGAAGTTGTCAAATCATTTCGGCGATCGCAAAAAAAGACTGTCGTTGCCATTAGGTTACTGGCATTGTTGATTTTGATTCCTTTAATAACTCAGCAAGTGTCCAAACTTTATTTGGTGCAACCAATTGTCGATCGCGTGCGAGACGAAGCAGTTACGCCAGTCTTCTTAAACTCTGAAATGAAAGAAGAGGCGCTCAAAGAACTGCAAACCTTTGAAGAAGAACTCAAGCTAGAACGTTTGATGGGTGCAGCACCTGCCCTAACTTCAGAAGCAATTGAAGAGAAAGTCAAAGATAAAGCAACTGAAATTTCTCAGGAATTTCGTCATCGTAGCAATAACGCTGTTAGTAATGTTTTTGCTGATATCATCGCTGTTTTATCTTTTGCTTTAGTGTTACTATGGCGACGTAAAGATATTATGATGCTCAAGTCATTCATGGATAATATTGTGACTGGCTTGAGTGATAGTGCTAAGGCTTTTTCAATTATTCTGATTACCGATATCTTTGTCGGGTTTCACTCTCCTCATGGTTGGGAAGTTTTGTTAGAAGGGCTATCTAGTCATTTAGGAATTGCAGCAAATCGCGGTGTAATCTTTCTATTTATCGCCACAGTTCCGGTCATTCTCGCCACAATTTTTAAGTATTGGGTTTTCCGTTCCCTCAGCCGGATGTCACCATCAACGGTAGCGACTTTGAAAGAGATGAACGATTAAATTTGTGTCATTGCTGCTAGAAAATGCTCGTAGAATGAGGTTGAGTTGATGATTTTTCCCATCAGTAAAAAAGCTCGCAGTCGCCAAAATCGATCGCCAAAAGTTTCTGTTTCCGGCAAGCGATCGCAGTCATATCACCGTAAATTAGTCGCATCGCGATCGTTTCGCGAAAAGTTCCAAATTTATACCGGAGAACAATTACACTGGTTGCAAGTTACTCAGCGACTTTTATTCTCTATCATTCATGGAATTCTGCCTTGGGCGATCGCGTGTGGAAGCTACGGCTTACTAATTTCTGTACTGGATCATTATGGAAAGCTGCCTGCTTTCTTTGGTGACAGTAAAATCATTCAAAATGTCGTTATTAGTTTTAACGTCATTCTCAGCCTACTACTGGTGTTTCGCACCAACACAGCTCACGAACGCTTTTGGGAAGGACGCAAACTATGGGGTTCAATGGTAAATACTACGCGCAACTTAGCGCGAGGAATTTCGATTACAATTGAACAACGAGAACCGCAGGAGCGAGACGAAAAAAGTGCTGCTGTCTATCTAGTTGCTGCCTTTGCTGTGGCGATGAAAATCCATCTACGGCGAGAACCAATGAATTCAGAATTGGAGCCGATGATGCCACCGTTGCAATATCATCAACTGCAAAATGTCAATCACGCTCCCTTAGAAATTGCTTATTGGATTGGAGATTATTTGCAACATCAATTCGAGCGCCAACGCCTAAACATTTTTCAGCTGACATCCTTGCACGAACTATTAGATGATATGGTAGACATCTTAGGTGGCTGCGAACGCATTCTAAAAACCCCCGTTCCCTTGGTATATACCGTTACTCTCAATGCTTTGCTGTGGATTTATTTCCTGCTTTTACCTTTTCAGCTAGTTGGTGGTATCAAGTGGTGGACAGCACCGATCCTTGCCTTTATGAGTTTTCTCTACTTAGGTATCAATGAAGTAGGGGCAGAAATTGAAGAACCTTTCGGTCGCGATGCCAATGACTTGCCCTTAGATGCAATCTGCGCCACAATTGTTCGTAACCTCGAACATATCATCCAATTTGCCCCCTGCGCCCGCGTGCTGCGCCCTGCTAGTGGTAACGTTCTCGATTTACCCCGAAAAACTGCTTGAATCGTGCCGATATCTAACATTTTGTCTTTCAGTGTAAGTTTTTGACAATTAAGTTCAGTTTTCATTACCTCTGGTCGCAGCAATTACCTGTACCATGAACTAGTCCGAGAATTAGTCTGAGCAAAGAATTAGTTCGAGCGATCGCCATCTAACAACCTTCTGAGAAGTAGGTTCACCCTTGCTAACCTGTTTTTGGAATGACATACCATCATGAGATTGTTACTAGTCGAAGACGATAAACTCATCAATCAGTTACTTGCAGAAGCACTCAGCAACCAACATTACGTCGTTGATGTTGCCGCTGATGGTCACGCTGGTTGGGATTTTGTCAAGTCTTTTGATTACGACTTAGTTCTGATTGATGTCATGCTGCCTAAAATGGATGGCATTAGCCTTTGTCGCCAGCTGCGGACTCAAGGCTACCAAATGCCAGTCTTAATGTTAACAGCCAGAGATGCAACCGAAGATCGCGTCAATGGACTTGATGCGGGTGCAGATGACTACGTGATTAAACCATACAAACTGCAAGAATTATCGGCACGTATCCGCGCTTTATTACGCCGAGGTGGTTCGTCCCTACCGCCAGCAATGAAATGTGGCAATTTATCTTTGGATGTAAACACGCGGGAAGTGACTTATAAGGGTTGTCCTCTCAGACTGACTCCAAAAGAGTATCGCTTACTAGAACTCTTCATGCGAAGTGGCTCTAAGGTTCTCAGTCGTAGTGCAATTTTAGAAAATCTTTGGTCTTTCGACGAACCACCGGATGAAGATGCAGTCAAAGCTTTAGTCAAACGTTTGCGTCAAAAGCTCAAATTAGCAGGTTCGCCAGGAGATCCGATTGAAACCGCTTACGGTGTAGGTTATCGCCTCAAGCAAGACCCGTAAGAAGAAGGCGTAAGTCGTAAGTCAGCAGCGATGGTGGTTGGTAGTTGGTTGACGGTAAACGCTGCACTACACTCCGTGAAGACGGTTGACGGTTGACGGTTGACGGTAAACGCTTCGCTACACTACCCCTTCGGGGAAGCAAGCTACGTGAAGACGGTTGACGGTTGACAGTTGACGGTTAACCGATCGCTGATAACTGACAACTGGTCACTGATAACTGATAACTGATAACTGTTACATTTGTCCCGGCTTTGTCACCTTTTGTGGTTTATTTTATACACCAAGGTGCTAACGGCAGAAATTGAATGTCTTAAATGTATCCTCAACGCAGGGTAGTCAACAAATCCCAAGAGTTAAGAAAAACAGATTGCAGGAACAGGCAATGAATAACAGCATTCTTGAAAAATCAGTTGATGCCCTGCTAACTCGAAGAAGTGATGCCCCATTCATTCGAGATTTTACCCCCTCAAAGCAGGTTGAATTGTTTGAAACCTTGAAGCAGTTGCGGTTTAACGGGCAACTGATTCTGACAAACTCCTGCGGTAGAAAATGGATTCTGCACGTTCACCGAGGTTTGATTATCTACGCGACTGGTGGAGAACATCCAGTCAGGCGATGGAGACGGAATCTCGCCACACACTTACCTCAAATAGCGAGCGATCGCTTGCTATCAAACGAATCGTGGGAGAATCAATTAGCCACAACTTCGATTGAAGGTTCTAGCGTCTGTTGGCAGTATCAGTTATTGACTTCATGGCTCGAACGGCAGCAGATAACTCCAGAACAAATGGCAAGAATTGCATGGTCGGTCATTATTGAAGTTTTGTTTGATGTGACTCAAGCAGTACAGGTTGCCTACGAACTCAAGCCGAGTAGCAGCAAGCTGACTCCCGTAGTTGCGATCGATGCCGCTCAAGCGATCGCCGAAGTCGAACGATTGTGGCAAGCTTGGCAAGCAAACAGACTCAATTATTCTCCCAACAGCGCTCCAGTTATTAAACAATCGGCAGAATTGCAACACGGCATCTCTGCTCCAGCTTATCAAGCCTTGAGCCAACTACTAGACGGACAACATACACTACGGGATATTGCCACTCAGATGCAGCGAGATGTCAACTCGGCACTGCGTTCTCTCCTGCCATATATTCAGTCAGGATTTGTGGAGTTGATTAATATTCCCGATCTTGCCGCTCCGGTTCTCTCATCACCTACACCTCATGAGACTCAAGCACCGTTGATTGCTTGTGTAGATGACAGTTCTTGGGTATGCCACATCATGGAAAAAGTGATGACAACAGCTAACTATCGATTTGTTGGCGTAAATGATGCACTGCGGGCGATCGGAGTTTTGCTAGCCATCAAACCAGATCTAATCTTTCTCGATTTGATGATGCCAAATATTAACGGATACGAACTTTGCAGCCGTCTGCGTCAGCTTTCTTGCTTCCAGCACACGCCAATTGTCATCCTCACTGGCAACGACGGCATTATCGATCGCGTCAGAGCTAAAATTGTCGGTTCCTCAGATTTTCTGGGCAAACCCATCGATCCCGATCGAGTTCTAGGCGCAATTCACAAACATCTCAAACATAGTGCATGAACAGTTATCAGTTATCAGTTATCAGGGAGCGCACGAGTAGTTAACCGTCAACTGTCAACTGTCAACTGTCAACCGTTAACCAACAACCAAAAAATGCTTCTGTGAGGTTTTCCATGAATACCAGAGCAAACACTAACAAAATTTGGCAAAGTTTAATACAGCCAACTCAACAAAGACTGGAATCTATTGAAATTCGTCGCCCGAAAACAGCTCGATTTGTCTGTCGTGTGATTCCAGCAAGTTGTCCCTTCGAGCGAGACATTCGATTTTTCGATCGCAGTCTGCTGCACGTTCCACCCTTATGTAAGCTCAATCCTTTCTACGAGCAGTTGGTGTTGTTGCGAATGAAGAGTTTAACTTATCTGGCGCAAGCATGTAGCCAGGGAATGAAAAACTGTTGCTGAGTTTAGGGACAGGGAGCAGGGAGCAGGAAGCACAGAGCAGTTACTAATCGCTAGTCGCTCGTTGCGAATCGCTAACCGCTAATCGCTAATTGCCAATCTTTGGTGAATTCTATGGATATTGCCCTCGTTGTAGAAGATTGTTTGACCGAGCGGGAAGCGATCGCCAGCTATTTGCAACAAGGCGGGATCAGCGTCTTGGCTGCTAAGAGTGGGGAAGAAGCCCTGGAAAAAATGAGTGACTGCAAGCCTGACATCATTATTTTAGATGTTGTCTTGCCAGGTCGGAGTGGATTTGAACTCTGCCGTGCTTTAAAAGCTAACCCATCCACCAAAAACACCCCCGTTATCCTCTGTTCGAGAAAAGGGACTGACATGGATAAATTCTGGGGTTTAAAGCAAGGAGCAGACGCTTACTTACCAAAGCCTGTAGCGCCAGAGGAATTTATTCGCACTGTGAAGCAACTGCTATTAGTTTCACACGGTGAAACAACTCTCATGGTTTGAACCTAACGTGTGAGGCGAGACAATTATGGTATCCAAGTCACCAAAGTTAGACTCCCAGGAGGCATCACCAGAAAGAGTAACTTTCACCGATGCTGACGAGCAATTTCTCCGCTTTTACCTCGAACCAGACACAGCAGCCTTGCTTCCCGTGACTCAGTTGCTAGAAATCTTGAAGCTATCTGCGGAACAGATCGTCCCGATCCCGCACATGCCAAGTTGGGTTATGGGAGTTTACAACTGGCGGGGTGAAATTCTCTGGATGGTCGATTTAGCTGAATTAGTCGGACTGACTGCTGGCGATCGCTACCAAACCAGCAACGTTCCAACTTATACAGCAGTTGTCTTGCAAGCTAACCTCTGCGATCGCCTACCCGCACCGACAGCAGAAACCCAAACAATCGGTTTAGTCATAGAGCAAATTGACGACATCGAATGGTGCAATCCAGACACAATCCAACCGCCGCCATTTACTGCTGTTTCCACTCCTTTCGCTCCCTTCGTGCGCGGATATAAGTTAAGCGGCGATAGCGAAATGACAGCAATTTTATCGGTCAAAGCGATCGCGGCTGCTGTCAGTTATCAGTTGTCAGTTAACAGTTAACAGTTGTCAGTGGGAATTAGGAACGCGGTAGTTGGTGGTTGGTAGTTGGTGGTTGATAGTTGATGGTTAATAGTTTTGAATTTTGAATTTTGAATTTTGAATTCTCCCCAGCTCTCTTCTCTACAGCCATGAGGTAAATTTCATGTCGCAGTCAACTCTCAAGTTCGATCCGCCAAACCCCGATCGCGATCGCATCTCGCCTCAGTGGGAGCGAGTTTCGGCAGTAGCGCCGGATTCAACTGCAATGCCGAGCCAATCGCCATCAATACAGAAAAACGTACCTTGGCAATCTTCACTATCTAGGGGTCTGCGTTTCTGGAAAGGTTTGAGTTTGCAACATAAAGCCACAATTTTGGCGATCGCGATCGGTGCTATTCCAGTGGCAACTGTTGGCGGCGTTGCCTATACCATAGCCAATAATTCTCTAGAGCAGCAAATTATTGCCGAGCAGGAAAACCGCACGCTTGATGTTCGGCGCGGCATTGGCATGGCAACGCAGCAAATCATCGATGATGCAGAGACAATTAGTAATTCTCCCATATTGGCAAATTCTAAGCTGAGGGCAGTGGCGACTGAAGGGCAGAAAGTTGCGCTGTTAGATAGCTTTGTTGAGGCACGTAGCGGTAGATATGACAGTATCGTCGCGTTCGACCTCAAAGGAAATTTAATCTTTCAATCTAAGTCAACACAGCCGTTTAAGCGTACGGAAAACTATAGCGATCGCGAATATTTTCGACGGGCGATCGCGACTGGAACTCCCGCAGTGAACAATCCTAAAGTTGCGCCTACCTCCGGCAAAATTAGTTTAGAAGTTGCAGCTCCAATTAAAGATATAGAAACAAATAAGCTCGTAGGAGTTGTTCGCTTGCGGATGCCGTTGACTCATCTGAATGAAACCTTTGAGTATATCGAAGCACAAGGATGGGAATACAAGCTGATCGGCGCTGACGGAAATGTGTTTGCGGCTGATGAAATTGGGCTAGTTGGACATTACATGGGAGAAGATTTTCGCGATCTGCCGCAGTTGCGTGCCAAGGTTTTAGCCCTTGCCTCTACAGATCGACCCAAACATGAAGACAAGTTAATTTCAACTCAAGTCGCGTGGGACAAAAACGATGGTGAGAATGCACTGATGAGCTTCACGCCGATCGGGAAATTGGATGGACTGCCAGAACCAGGTTGGGGATTGGTGGTTTCTCGTCCGGTCGATCGCGCCTTTGCACCTTTACTAGAACTACGCCGAGTTCTCTGGTTGGGAACTGGAGTAGCCGCCCTATCGATCGCCGCGATCGCCGCAGTCTTAGCTAAGCGAGCGACTCGCCCAATTCTAAATGCTGCTAGGGCTGTAGCTCAAATTGGTTTAGGCAAGTTAGAGACTCGCTTGGCAGTTCGTGGCACGGCTGAAATAGCTGTTTTAGAAACTAGCATCAACAGCATGGCGAAGCAGTTAGAGGAACTCGTGCAGCTCAAAGCAGCAGAAGCTCGGCGATCGCAATTGCTCAAAGATATTACCGTGAAGATTGGTAGCGTTATCGACTGCCCAGCTATTCTCAACACTGCTGTAGCCGAGACCCGCAGCGCTTTGCTAACCGACCGCGCGATTGTCTACTGGTTTGATGGCGATCGCAATGGTAACGTCGTTGTCGAAGCAGCCAGCGCGGGTATAACTCGCATACTGGGTAAAAATATCGAAAACTATGCCTTAGAGCAATACGCACAGTACCAAAAAGGACAAGTCGAGGTAATTTCTCATATACGATCGGCAGATACGAGCGATGAGTACTGGCAACGACTGACAGCACTTGCCGTCAAATCCAGTCTAGCCGCACCAATTTTGCTCGGCGATCGCTGTGTGGGTTTACTTGTCGTCCATCAGTGTAACGTTCCGCGTCACTGGCAGAAAGTAGAGGTTGATTTCTTTGCCCAGATTGCGACTCAAATAGGACTAGCGCTAGAGCGTGCCGATCTCTTAGAACAACAGAAAAATGCCAAAGAACAGTTGCAAAGACGAGCGTTGGATTTGCTGATTGAAGTCGATCCAATTAGTCAGGGCGACCTGACGATCCGTGCCAGAGTCACAGAAGATGAAATCGGTACGATCGCTGACTCCTATAATTCTACAGTCGAAAGCTTGCAAGAAATTGCCGTACAGGCACAAATAGCCGCCGATCGAGTCGATGCAGCAATTAACAGTAACGAGCCGTTAATTCAAGCCCTCTCGCAAGGAGCTTGGCAGCAATCAACAGAAATTGTCACTGCTTTGGAACGGATTCAAGCGATGGCTGATTCTGCCCATACTGTTGCCGATAACGCCAAACGCGCAGAGGTAGACGTGCGCCAAGCGATGGAGATCGTCGCATCTGGCGACATGGCGATGGATCGAGCCGTGGATGGAATGCTGACAATTCGGGGAACCGTTGCCGAAACCGTCAAGAAGATCAAATGTTTGGGAGAGTCATCGCAAAAGATTTATAAAGTGGTAAATTTGATCGCTCACTTTGCCGAGCGGACTAGCTTGCTCGCCATGAATGCTTCCATTGAAGCAGCGCGAGCTGGAGAAGAAGGACGCGGCTTT harbors:
- a CDS encoding carbonic anhydrase produces the protein MSNIFSIKSDRIQQSANVHANVLASFNQEQSSPKIDFSAYIHPLAAVIGNVYLGKRVMVAPAASVRGDEGQPIWVGDDVNVQDCVVLHALETHVNGEMVQEAVVEVEGNFYGVYISDRVSLAHQCQVHGPASIGTDTFVGMQSLVFRATVGNNCVIEPKALVMGVNIADGRYVPAGSLITTQEAADDLPLITNEYPLRFLNQAVVHVNTQLATGYQGIGTDEQLKAA
- a CDS encoding proton extrusion protein PcxA (involved in light-induced Na+-dependent proton extrusion), producing the protein MFGTPERSLEQAYQAALSIKSIEDRYFHGGKVTVSTANDAQIPTSVQSEFEKHLSILKQQMKEFNTSSSTQGNLGQDHLMRLFFTEGTLTKYTLEPQSSAALVPFSTNLPTNSSSQLPTPPIQVIEVKQAIAPEKTRARQLHRKNSRNSAPENAEPQVKAGVLPRSLERTINKIKNELDPNAEAEVVKSFRRSQKKTVVAIRLLALLILIPLITQQVSKLYLVQPIVDRVRDEAVTPVFLNSEMKEEALKELQTFEEELKLERLMGAAPALTSEAIEEKVKDKATEISQEFRHRSNNAVSNVFADIIAVLSFALVLLWRRKDIMMLKSFMDNIVTGLSDSAKAFSIILITDIFVGFHSPHGWEVLLEGLSSHLGIAANRGVIFLFIATVPVILATIFKYWVFRSLSRMSPSTVATLKEMND
- a CDS encoding bestrophin family protein, which translates into the protein MIFPISKKARSRQNRSPKVSVSGKRSQSYHRKLVASRSFREKFQIYTGEQLHWLQVTQRLLFSIIHGILPWAIACGSYGLLISVLDHYGKLPAFFGDSKIIQNVVISFNVILSLLLVFRTNTAHERFWEGRKLWGSMVNTTRNLARGISITIEQREPQERDEKSAAVYLVAAFAVAMKIHLRREPMNSELEPMMPPLQYHQLQNVNHAPLEIAYWIGDYLQHQFERQRLNIFQLTSLHELLDDMVDILGGCERILKTPVPLVYTVTLNALLWIYFLLLPFQLVGGIKWWTAPILAFMSFLYLGINEVGAEIEEPFGRDANDLPLDAICATIVRNLEHIIQFAPCARVLRPASGNVLDLPRKTA
- a CDS encoding response regulator transcription factor: MRLLLVEDDKLINQLLAEALSNQHYVVDVAADGHAGWDFVKSFDYDLVLIDVMLPKMDGISLCRQLRTQGYQMPVLMLTARDATEDRVNGLDAGADDYVIKPYKLQELSARIRALLRRGGSSLPPAMKCGNLSLDVNTREVTYKGCPLRLTPKEYRLLELFMRSGSKVLSRSAILENLWSFDEPPDEDAVKALVKRLRQKLKLAGSPGDPIETAYGVGYRLKQDP
- a CDS encoding response regulator; this encodes MNNSILEKSVDALLTRRSDAPFIRDFTPSKQVELFETLKQLRFNGQLILTNSCGRKWILHVHRGLIIYATGGEHPVRRWRRNLATHLPQIASDRLLSNESWENQLATTSIEGSSVCWQYQLLTSWLERQQITPEQMARIAWSVIIEVLFDVTQAVQVAYELKPSSSKLTPVVAIDAAQAIAEVERLWQAWQANRLNYSPNSAPVIKQSAELQHGISAPAYQALSQLLDGQHTLRDIATQMQRDVNSALRSLLPYIQSGFVELINIPDLAAPVLSSPTPHETQAPLIACVDDSSWVCHIMEKVMTTANYRFVGVNDALRAIGVLLAIKPDLIFLDLMMPNINGYELCSRLRQLSCFQHTPIVILTGNDGIIDRVRAKIVGSSDFLGKPIDPDRVLGAIHKHLKHSA
- a CDS encoding Mo-dependent nitrogenase C-terminal domain-containing protein — its product is MNTRANTNKIWQSLIQPTQQRLESIEIRRPKTARFVCRVIPASCPFERDIRFFDRSLLHVPPLCKLNPFYEQLVLLRMKSLTYLAQACSQGMKNCC
- a CDS encoding response regulator transcription factor produces the protein MDIALVVEDCLTEREAIASYLQQGGISVLAAKSGEEALEKMSDCKPDIIILDVVLPGRSGFELCRALKANPSTKNTPVILCSRKGTDMDKFWGLKQGADAYLPKPVAPEEFIRTVKQLLLVSHGETTLMV
- a CDS encoding chemotaxis protein CheW, with the translated sequence MVSKSPKLDSQEASPERVTFTDADEQFLRFYLEPDTAALLPVTQLLEILKLSAEQIVPIPHMPSWVMGVYNWRGEILWMVDLAELVGLTAGDRYQTSNVPTYTAVVLQANLCDRLPAPTAETQTIGLVIEQIDDIEWCNPDTIQPPPFTAVSTPFAPFVRGYKLSGDSEMTAILSVKAIAAAVSYQLSVNS
- a CDS encoding methyl-accepting chemotaxis protein, which encodes MSQSTLKFDPPNPDRDRISPQWERVSAVAPDSTAMPSQSPSIQKNVPWQSSLSRGLRFWKGLSLQHKATILAIAIGAIPVATVGGVAYTIANNSLEQQIIAEQENRTLDVRRGIGMATQQIIDDAETISNSPILANSKLRAVATEGQKVALLDSFVEARSGRYDSIVAFDLKGNLIFQSKSTQPFKRTENYSDREYFRRAIATGTPAVNNPKVAPTSGKISLEVAAPIKDIETNKLVGVVRLRMPLTHLNETFEYIEAQGWEYKLIGADGNVFAADEIGLVGHYMGEDFRDLPQLRAKVLALASTDRPKHEDKLISTQVAWDKNDGENALMSFTPIGKLDGLPEPGWGLVVSRPVDRAFAPLLELRRVLWLGTGVAALSIAAIAAVLAKRATRPILNAARAVAQIGLGKLETRLAVRGTAEIAVLETSINSMAKQLEELVQLKAAEARRSQLLKDITVKIGSVIDCPAILNTAVAETRSALLTDRAIVYWFDGDRNGNVVVEAASAGITRILGKNIENYALEQYAQYQKGQVEVISHIRSADTSDEYWQRLTALAVKSSLAAPILLGDRCVGLLVVHQCNVPRHWQKVEVDFFAQIATQIGLALERADLLEQQKNAKEQLQRRALDLLIEVDPISQGDLTIRARVTEDEIGTIADSYNSTVESLQEIAVQAQIAADRVDAAINSNEPLIQALSQGAWQQSTEIVTALERIQAMADSAHTVADNAKRAEVDVRQAMEIVASGDMAMDRAVDGMLTIRGTVAETVKKIKCLGESSQKIYKVVNLIAHFAERTSLLAMNASIEAARAGEEGRGFAAVADEVRSLARQSAKATAEIEKLVSGIQRETNEVATAMAIGTEQVAVGTQLVNDTRQSLNHITTASDRIHQLVGAIAQAAIEQSQDSEAATTTIATVAAIAETTSLTATEVSASFQQLSTVARSLQASVGQFKVE